The Virgibacillus dokdonensis genome includes a window with the following:
- the tnpA gene encoding IS66 family insertion sequence element accessory protein TnpA has translation MTLKDKRIEWKARYDAWKESGQSISEWRREKEIKTHQMYYWVQQFREHGKTSIKKSASRETQWLTVQMGDSPLVPPHEKEPIFIHVGSISIEVRSGTDMNLLSDIIHVLGK, from the coding sequence ATGACCCTAAAAGACAAGCGAATAGAATGGAAAGCGCGTTATGATGCCTGGAAAGAAAGCGGACAAAGTATATCTGAATGGCGCCGGGAGAAAGAAATTAAAACGCATCAGATGTATTATTGGGTGCAACAATTTCGTGAGCACGGAAAAACTTCCATCAAGAAAAGCGCATCCAGGGAAACACAATGGCTAACCGTTCAAATGGGTGATTCTCCACTTGTACCACCTCACGAGAAAGAACCGATCTTTATTCACGTTGGTTCTATCTCCATTGAAGTGCGATCAGGAACGGATATGAACTTACTCTCAGATATTATTCATGTTTTAGGGAAGTAA
- a CDS encoding IS3 family transposase (programmed frameshift): MGKRKSYTSQFKSKIVLEMLKEERSLAEISSEHGIHVNQLRQWRKAALEHMPQLFERENKKIDQMKEEYEDQIENLYAEVGRLTTQLSWLKKKNLESKTRTERLDMLDWNGSELSIKTQAELLNLNRSSLYYRPVEPSPEELRIKNRIDEIYTECPFYGSRRISETLKQEGRIVNRKAVQRHMREMGIAGISPGPNLSKRNQQHRIYPYLLRGLTIQYPNHVWGIDITYVRLKRSWLYLVALIDWCSRYVISWELDQTLEMDFVIEAVQRALSQGKPVILNSDQGSHFTSPKYINLLKQNEVNISMDGKGRALDNIITERLWRTIKYEEIYLKEYNSPREARQEIRNYFAFYNQKRLHQSLNYQTPEFVYYS, encoded by the exons ATGGGTAAAAGAAAAAGTTATACATCACAATTCAAATCAAAGATCGTGCTAGAAATGCTTAAAGAAGAAAGAAGTCTTGCTGAGATTTCCTCAGAACATGGCATACATGTAAATCAGTTACGTCAATGGCGGAAAGCTGCACTTGAACACATGCCACAACTATTTGAGAGAGAGAATAAGAAAATCGACCAAATGAAGGAGGAGTACGAAGATCAAATAGAAAATCTCTACGCAGAAGTAGGGCGACTTACCACGCAATTGTCGTGGCTTAA AAAAAAAAATCTGGAATCAAAGACTAGAACAGAGCGTCTAGACATGCTGGATTGGAATGGTTCAGAGCTTTCCATAAAGACTCAGGCAGAGCTGTTGAATCTTAATCGCTCAAGTCTATATTATAGGCCTGTAGAGCCTTCTCCAGAGGAACTCCGTATCAAAAATAGAATCGATGAGATATACACAGAATGTCCTTTTTATGGTTCCAGACGCATCTCAGAAACCCTTAAACAAGAAGGACGCATTGTTAACAGAAAGGCTGTACAACGGCACATGAGAGAAATGGGTATTGCAGGGATATCCCCCGGCCCAAATCTTAGTAAACGGAATCAGCAGCACAGAATTTATCCTTATCTATTAAGAGGGTTAACCATCCAATATCCCAACCACGTATGGGGAATAGATATTACCTACGTGCGTCTTAAACGGAGCTGGCTTTATTTGGTTGCCCTTATTGATTGGTGTTCTCGCTATGTGATCAGTTGGGAGCTGGATCAAACATTGGAAATGGATTTCGTTATAGAAGCCGTCCAACGTGCGCTTTCCCAAGGGAAACCAGTCATTTTAAATAGTGACCAGGGCAGTCATTTTACTAGCCCTAAATATATTAATCTATTAAAACAGAATGAAGTTAACATTAGTATGGACGGCAAAGGACGTGCTCTAGACAACATCATTACGGAACGACTTTGGCGTACCATCAAATACGAAGAAATTTATCTCAAAGAATACAACAGCCCCAGAGAGGCTAGACAAGAAATTCGAAACTATTTTGCATTCTATAACCAAAAGCGACTACATCAATCGCTAAATTACCAGACACCTGAGTTTGTTTATTATTCATAA
- a CDS encoding LCP family protein: protein MSKNSENISRVKNKKPKSRKKIFFFIIIPLSILLITTVSYGAHVYNTAQEAADDSFEKIGRDGEKSALRDETVTPVEDNVSVLIIGVDDSETRKENNSRSDTLMLATFNKEEKDVNIVSIPRDSYVNVPGYGYTKINHAHAYGGHRKSIETVENFLNVPVDYFVKLNFEAFIEMVDTIGGIEFDVPFEMSELDSDDNQDAIHLMPGYQKLNGEEALALARTRKYDSDFERGKRQQEIIQTIMKETASASSVLKLDDLITSVGDNMNTNLTFNEMKSFLSYGLNTNLTINSITMDGEGGKMDDGLWYYQVDEQSRSEVENELREHLDLPVSTVQK, encoded by the coding sequence ATGTCGAAAAATAGTGAAAATATATCTCGAGTAAAAAATAAAAAACCGAAAAGCCGCAAAAAAATCTTCTTCTTTATCATCATTCCCCTAAGTATATTGCTAATAACAACCGTTTCCTACGGTGCTCATGTCTATAATACAGCACAAGAAGCAGCCGACGACTCATTTGAAAAAATTGGTAGGGACGGAGAAAAATCCGCTTTAAGAGATGAAACTGTTACTCCAGTAGAAGACAACGTCTCTGTACTTATTATTGGGGTGGATGATAGCGAAACTCGTAAAGAAAACAATAGCAGATCCGATACACTGATGCTTGCAACCTTTAATAAAGAAGAAAAAGATGTAAACATAGTAAGCATTCCAAGAGATTCTTATGTAAATGTCCCTGGATATGGATATACAAAAATTAATCACGCCCATGCATATGGAGGACATAGGAAATCCATTGAAACGGTAGAGAATTTTTTAAATGTACCTGTTGATTATTTTGTCAAACTAAATTTCGAAGCTTTTATTGAAATGGTTGATACCATCGGTGGGATTGAATTTGATGTACCGTTTGAAATGAGTGAGCTTGATTCTGACGATAATCAAGACGCTATACATTTAATGCCAGGTTATCAAAAATTAAATGGTGAAGAAGCTTTAGCATTAGCGCGAACAAGAAAATATGATAGTGATTTTGAAAGAGGAAAACGGCAGCAGGAAATTATCCAAACAATTATGAAGGAAACTGCATCGGCTTCTTCCGTACTAAAGCTTGATGACCTTATTACTTCAGTAGGCGATAATATGAATACAAACCTAACTTTCAATGAGATGAAAAGTTTTCTTAGCTATGGTTTAAACACAAATTTAACGATAAACTCAATAACAATGGACGGTGAAGGCGGTAAAATGGACGACGGCCTTTGGTATTATCAAGTAGATGAACAAAGTAGAAGTGAGGTTGAGAACGAGTTGCGTGAGCATTTAGACCTACCTGTATCTACTGTTCAAAAATGA
- a CDS encoding glycosyltransferase family 4 protein: MLKIALLTLLTLLFSLVITPIIIRLTKVFKLTDKPNKRKVHKDPIPTLGGLAIYISFLLGLVILQPDAHYHAIIITGATIIVTLGVIDDLITLSPKIKFLVQIAVAFLVVFKGGLMVEYVNFPFGGQIEFGVMGSIITVFWIVGVTNAINLIDGLDGLAAGVSAIALLTMAGMASIMGDVYVTIMALLLFFSTLGFLKYNFFPAKIFMGDTGALFLGYMISVLALLGFKNVTFISFIIPIFILAVPISDTLIAIIRRYVNDQPLSSPDSSHLHHKLLKMGFSHKHTVLFIYMLSIMFSMAAIFFSMTTVWGTISIFIISILALQILIEYLELISVKYKPLTNLLKAIKHNIMDP; encoded by the coding sequence ATGCTTAAAATAGCTCTGTTAACCTTACTAACTCTGCTATTTTCTTTAGTAATAACACCAATTATAATTAGACTTACGAAGGTGTTTAAACTTACTGATAAACCGAATAAACGAAAAGTTCATAAAGACCCTATTCCTACATTAGGTGGCTTAGCTATATATATTAGTTTCTTATTAGGTTTAGTTATCTTACAACCAGATGCTCATTACCATGCTATCATTATTACAGGAGCAACTATTATTGTTACACTTGGAGTTATAGATGATCTTATTACTCTTTCTCCCAAAATAAAATTTTTAGTTCAAATTGCTGTAGCTTTCCTTGTTGTTTTTAAGGGTGGGCTAATGGTGGAATATGTTAACTTTCCATTTGGAGGACAAATTGAATTTGGTGTGATGGGTTCTATAATTACTGTCTTTTGGATTGTCGGAGTCACGAATGCAATCAATCTTATTGATGGTTTAGATGGTTTAGCGGCTGGTGTCTCAGCAATAGCATTATTAACAATGGCAGGAATGGCTAGTATTATGGGAGATGTGTACGTTACAATCATGGCCTTGTTGCTTTTTTTTAGCACACTAGGATTTTTAAAATATAATTTTTTCCCTGCAAAGATTTTTATGGGTGATACAGGTGCTCTTTTTTTAGGCTATATGATTTCTGTTTTAGCGCTTTTAGGGTTTAAAAATGTAACTTTTATCTCTTTCATTATTCCTATATTTATTCTGGCTGTTCCAATTTCGGATACACTAATTGCTATTATTAGGAGATATGTCAATGATCAGCCGCTCTCAAGCCCTGATAGTTCTCATCTGCATCATAAGTTATTAAAAATGGGTTTTTCTCATAAACACACTGTTTTATTTATCTATATGCTCAGTATTATGTTTAGTATGGCAGCTATTTTTTTCTCTATGACAACGGTATGGGGAACGATCTCAATTTTTATTATTTCCATTCTTGCTTTACAAATACTTATTGAATACTTAGAGTTAATTAGCGTTAAGTATAAACCTCTAACTAATCTTTTAAAAGCGATTAAACATAATATAATGGACCCATAA
- a CDS encoding glycerophosphodiester phosphodiesterase, producing the protein MTFNFAHRGSLKEAPENTLPAFHKAISHGAKAIELDVQLTKDKHLVVCHDHKLTRLNPVADMRITDLTLHELKQIDIGSTFSQSYVGVTVPTLSEVLDYIPRNIFLNIEIKNIPVIYNGIEELLIQCLFDYNRLENVLVSSFDHLALKTVQEIAPTLPLGMLFYYRFINPWDYVEKSGLNISSIHPNHVYIEKHFIEQCHNKGYQVYPFTVNNKKRFNELVTYGVDGVFSNNPDIYTRE; encoded by the coding sequence ATGACATTCAATTTTGCGCATAGAGGTTCATTAAAAGAAGCACCTGAAAATACATTACCCGCTTTCCACAAAGCAATCTCACACGGTGCAAAAGCGATTGAATTAGATGTTCAACTAACCAAAGATAAACATCTTGTCGTTTGCCACGACCACAAGTTAACCCGATTAAATCCAGTAGCAGATATGCGAATCACTGATCTGACCTTGCATGAGTTAAAACAAATTGATATTGGGTCAACTTTTAGTCAAAGTTATGTTGGAGTAACCGTTCCAACTTTATCGGAGGTTTTAGATTACATTCCAAGAAATATTTTCTTAAATATTGAAATAAAAAATATCCCAGTTATTTATAATGGGATTGAAGAATTACTCATTCAATGCTTATTTGACTACAACCGACTTGAAAATGTCTTAGTTTCATCCTTTGATCATCTAGCTTTAAAAACGGTTCAAGAAATAGCACCAACCTTGCCTTTAGGGATGCTTTTCTATTATCGATTCATTAACCCTTGGGATTATGTCGAAAAAAGCGGCTTAAACATCAGTAGTATTCATCCAAATCACGTCTATATAGAAAAACATTTTATTGAACAATGTCATAACAAAGGATATCAAGTATACCCATTTACTGTTAATAACAAAAAACGGTTTAATGAACTAGTTACGTACGGTGTAGATGGGGTATTTTCTAATAATCCAGACATTTATACACGCGAATAA
- a CDS encoding DUF1659 domain-containing protein, with the protein MAIATLTDSSLRLEFDNGIDGNSGKQLTKAKSFNNVKTTATPEQLYTVAQAIVGLQKLSLLSIERKDSSNIVEE; encoded by the coding sequence ATGGCTATTGCAACTTTGACGGATTCGTCTCTTAGATTGGAATTTGACAATGGTATCGATGGAAATAGCGGGAAGCAACTCACAAAGGCTAAAAGCTTCAATAATGTGAAAACGACTGCTACGCCTGAGCAACTGTATACAGTTGCCCAAGCAATTGTTGGTTTACAAAAGCTGTCATTGCTATCGATTGAGCGTAAGGATAGCTCAAACATTGTCGAGGAGTAA
- the tnpB gene encoding IS66 family insertion sequence element accessory protein TnpB (TnpB, as the term is used for proteins encoded by IS66 family insertion elements, is considered an accessory protein, since TnpC, encoded by a neighboring gene, is a DDE family transposase.): MNMTFEKVYLACGSTDMRKSIDGLAAIVIECFDLDPFSPCLFVFCNRKRDKLKVSVRQPHIYIIGVGCFTVTV; encoded by the coding sequence ATGAATATGACATTTGAAAAAGTGTATTTAGCTTGCGGTAGCACAGATATGCGTAAATCGATTGATGGACTTGCTGCCATTGTGATAGAATGCTTCGATTTAGACCCTTTTTCTCCTTGCCTGTTTGTATTTTGTAACCGAAAGCGTGATAAGTTAAAAGTAAGCGTAAGACAGCCCCACATCTACATAATAGGTGTGGGCTGTTTTACGGTTACCGTTTGA
- a CDS encoding LCP family protein, whose protein sequence is MDNKNQRRVVVRKKRKLKKRAYFILVPLLLAFVGVAVYATYLYTKADSVLSESYEDDGIEKSELRESKVDPSVDNVSILIMGVDSSDIRKNADNARTDTLMVATLNKDDKSVKLLSIPRDSYVYIPEVGYETKINHAHAYGGTQAARDTVENLLDIPIDYYVKVNFEAFIDVVNAVDGINVEVPYELKEQNSADEANAIHLLPGKQKLDGEEALALARTRKLDNDIERGKRQQDIIKAVIKKAVSLDSILKYDDIIEAVGSNMTTNMTFSEMKSFISYGTEGKNINFETMTLEGHDYQPSGSYYWQLDQEALLETQNKLKQHLDITDINSTNSVQFNN, encoded by the coding sequence ATGGATAATAAAAACCAAAGAAGAGTAGTCGTACGTAAAAAAAGGAAACTTAAGAAAAGAGCATATTTTATATTAGTTCCGTTGTTACTTGCTTTTGTTGGTGTAGCAGTTTATGCAACATATTTATATACCAAAGCGGATAGTGTTCTTTCTGAATCATATGAAGATGATGGAATAGAAAAATCAGAGCTTAGAGAATCAAAAGTTGATCCATCTGTAGATAATGTTTCTATTCTGATAATGGGAGTAGATTCCAGCGATATTCGAAAAAATGCGGACAATGCAAGAACAGATACTTTGATGGTAGCTACGCTAAATAAGGATGATAAAAGTGTGAAACTATTAAGTATTCCACGTGATTCTTACGTCTATATTCCTGAGGTTGGATATGAAACAAAAATTAACCATGCGCATGCATATGGTGGGACACAAGCTGCGAGAGATACCGTTGAAAATTTACTAGACATCCCTATTGATTATTACGTAAAGGTTAATTTTGAGGCATTTATTGATGTTGTTAATGCTGTAGACGGCATAAATGTTGAGGTTCCTTATGAGTTAAAAGAACAAAACTCTGCAGACGAAGCTAACGCAATACACTTACTTCCAGGGAAACAGAAATTAGATGGCGAAGAAGCCTTAGCTTTAGCTAGGACAAGAAAATTAGACAATGATATAGAACGCGGAAAACGGCAACAAGATATTATTAAAGCAGTTATTAAAAAAGCTGTATCTTTAGATTCCATTTTAAAATATGATGATATAATAGAAGCCGTGGGAAGTAACATGACCACTAATATGACTTTTAGTGAAATGAAAAGCTTTATTTCCTATGGTACAGAAGGCAAAAACATAAATTTTGAAACAATGACATTGGAGGGACATGATTACCAACCAAGCGGTTCATATTATTGGCAGCTAGATCAAGAAGCACTTTTAGAAACTCAAAATAAACTTAAACAACATTTAGATATAACTGATATAAACTCAACCAATTCTGTGCAATTTAACAATTAA
- a CDS encoding UPF0158 family protein encodes MSQALKLSDLIDEMDMQSDDSNGFVNKKTGEIVYIMREFLSMAEDGEKGDHLPSWEQKQLKLAEDIVFSFEKYQTIPSKYDMNEYDIMEDFCLAVKNERHQQQLLTAIRGKGAFRRFKDKIIALDLEDDWYDYHHNRLKEIAIDFCHRHEIKYEDK; translated from the coding sequence ATGAGCCAAGCTCTAAAACTATCCGATTTAATCGACGAGATGGATATGCAATCTGATGATTCAAATGGATTTGTGAATAAGAAAACAGGGGAAATCGTATACATCATGAGAGAGTTTTTAAGTATGGCAGAAGATGGCGAAAAGGGTGATCATTTACCATCGTGGGAACAAAAACAGTTGAAATTGGCAGAAGATATTGTTTTTTCTTTTGAGAAATATCAAACCATTCCGAGTAAATATGATATGAATGAATACGACATTATGGAAGATTTTTGTCTAGCAGTAAAAAATGAGCGACATCAACAGCAATTGTTAACGGCGATACGAGGGAAGGGCGCTTTTCGTAGGTTTAAAGATAAAATAATCGCATTAGACCTAGAAGACGATTGGTATGACTATCATCATAACCGTTTAAAGGAAATCGCGATTGATTTTTGTCATAGGCATGAAATAAAATATGAAGATAAATAA
- a CDS encoding DUF2922 domain-containing protein: MKKLELKFTNQDGKTVNYSIDQPVEPVDTAAVNAAMDEILQQNAFTSSGGDLVAKKSARIVERIVEEVDMQ; this comes from the coding sequence ATGAAGAAGCTCGAATTAAAATTTACGAACCAAGATGGTAAAACAGTCAATTATTCCATTGATCAGCCAGTGGAGCCAGTTGATACTGCAGCTGTTAACGCAGCTATGGATGAAATCTTGCAACAAAATGCTTTCACTTCTAGTGGAGGAGATTTAGTTGCTAAAAAAAGCGCAAGAATCGTGGAGAGAATTGTTGAAGAAGTAGATATGCAATAA
- a CDS encoding NUDIX hydrolase, translated as MNTAEVIERLQHRKPTILGREHFREFAVLIPLIAVNNETHLLFEVRSKHMRSQPGDVCFPGGRVEQSDKDELHCALRETSEELGIEQTQIRNVIPLDYIVSDFGRIVFPFTGTVENIETINPNSAEVAEVFSVPLRFFLDTKPKAYQVSFKVIPEENFPYHDIQGGRDYNWSTPKMEELFYYYEDRVIWGLTAKIIAHFVALLQDET; from the coding sequence ATGAATACAGCAGAAGTTATTGAACGATTGCAACATCGAAAACCGACCATCCTAGGGAGGGAGCATTTTCGTGAATTTGCAGTTCTTATCCCATTGATTGCAGTAAATAATGAAACCCATCTGCTTTTTGAAGTTCGTTCGAAGCATATGCGGAGTCAACCAGGAGATGTTTGCTTTCCAGGTGGGCGGGTGGAACAAAGTGACAAAGATGAGTTGCATTGTGCCTTACGGGAAACATCGGAAGAATTGGGGATAGAGCAAACGCAAATTCGTAATGTAATTCCTTTAGACTATATTGTATCTGATTTTGGAAGGATTGTATTTCCTTTTACTGGGACTGTCGAGAATATAGAAACCATTAATCCTAACTCTGCAGAGGTGGCAGAAGTATTTTCGGTACCTTTACGTTTTTTCCTTGATACGAAACCAAAAGCTTATCAAGTGAGTTTTAAAGTGATACCGGAAGAGAATTTTCCTTATCATGATATTCAGGGGGGAAGAGATTACAATTGGAGCACACCGAAAATGGAGGAATTATTTTACTATTACGAGGATAGAGTGATTTGGGGTTTAACCGCAAAAATTATTGCTCATTTTGTAGCATTATTACAAGATGAAACATAG
- a CDS encoding YvrJ family protein yields MDMWIAFITEVGFPMAVTFYLLHRIEGKLNILIASIYELPKKMSQ; encoded by the coding sequence ATGGATATGTGGATAGCATTTATAACCGAAGTTGGATTTCCGATGGCAGTGACCTTTTATCTGCTTCATCGTATAGAAGGCAAGTTGAATATTTTAATTGCCTCCATTTACGAATTGCCTAAAAAAATGAGCCAATAG